In Denitratisoma sp. DHT3, one DNA window encodes the following:
- a CDS encoding cupin domain-containing protein, translating to MNDAIEHRGAPAAAGNLLQGLPAAAGGREAFEELLARPGLRIERIVSTGQASPPGFWYDQPDGEWVLLLSGRARLWLEGEASPRCLAPGDWIDLPPHCRHRVDWTDPDQPTVWLAVHYEMGIGAGMDPAGGACVG from the coding sequence ATGAATGACGCCATCGAGCATCGCGGCGCGCCGGCCGCCGCGGGCAATCTGTTGCAGGGACTTCCCGCCGCCGCTGGAGGACGGGAGGCTTTTGAGGAATTGCTGGCGCGGCCTGGTCTGCGTATCGAGCGCATCGTTTCCACCGGCCAGGCCAGCCCGCCCGGCTTCTGGTACGACCAGCCCGACGGCGAGTGGGTGCTGCTGCTGTCCGGCCGGGCCCGGCTGTGGCTGGAAGGGGAGGCGTCCCCGCGTTGTTTGGCGCCCGGCGACTGGATCGACCTGCCGCCCCATTGCCGCCATCGCGTCGACTGGACCGATCCCGATCAGCCGACGGTCTGGCTGGCGGTGCACTATGAGATGGGCATTGGCGCGGGCATGGACCCGGCGGGCGGCGCATGCGTCGGCTGA